CATACATTTCCGGTAGCATTGGTGACCTTTCCGGTGATAGCTTCGCCGACGCGCTTGACTTCCTTAACCACATCTTTGGACCCTTCTTTTAACGTTTTGGCCGTTTCTATGATCTTTTCGCACGTGTCTTTATCGATTTTAGCCTATTTTATAAAATCATCACACAAATttcctttattctttttttgtaCTCTTTACTTTGAGATTTTCATAAATAAACGAAAATGGATGTGGCTTACTTTGTGAGATGGCGCGGTGGCAGAGACGAATCCTCTGCATAACCATGCATAATTGAGTGATCCATTGATTACGAATTTGGAAGAGAGAGCCATGTTTCTCAATTTTGTGATGATTAGAGATGCTTAATTTATAGGTTTGGGGAAGACATATATGTTAAACAAACTATGCTTTCTTTGCAGAAGTTTCGGTTGCTTTGTGATGAGGATTGAAGGATCTGCGAATACAGTTTTACGTAATCCGCAACAACAATTTATacttctacacaatttaatttaGGCTattatccttttttttaattatgtcaaattctaaaatttttccAATTATTCTATTTAAAACGGTGttgtttaattaaaataagagaaaaaataaaaaatattttactttAGTGTTTTTAAATATGTGTAATTTcgtatataaataaaacaactaaGTAATATTCAAACATcctgatttaatattttatttttaaactttatgaaattaaatctaaccaaatttaataatataatgaaTATCATATATGCTAGTGTTTTAATTTGTATGTGCAATGTAATCGTGAGTAGAACAATAGCTATACCCTATAACTAATGAATTCAAATCatcatttatttttcaataaaaccatgacttcattaaaatatttccacaaaaaaatatttttataaaggaaatgatgatgtattttaattatgaataACCAATCTTAAGTTATTAACTAATCAATTATTGTGAGACCTTAGCTATAACTTCTTTTCTATCTTACTGATTATTGCATTCTTGAAAAAAATCACCGGatagagaaaatataaataaatgaaataatagATATTTTCGTCAAAGCATCCATAACATTGGCCCGAGCCACTCTATTCTTTACATTATATAAGGACATTTATGACAAACTTTGCTTCATTTTTGGACACCTGCGTTACATATGTCAATACAGCCCGAAATTCGTGGGCCGACCACAATAGTTTGCTCACTACTTGACCATTCGTATACAAACTTTATTGTTTGATTGATACTCTACAAGGCATTATTCAAGTTCTATAGTTTGACATATATTTTGATCAACATCATATCCAATAATGTCAAGATCTATTCattcatcattttatttatgaatAGGGATGTCAGTGCAGCCGATAACTCGTGGTCTGACCCGAATAACCAGCTAAATTTAAAGGTTTAGGGTTGAAATTTGTAGCCCgattaaattatagtaatacGATATTCCGATTAACCTGAAATGTAAGTAGGGCTTGACCGATGAGTTAGACTCACGTGCAACTATTATTGTCTATTGTTCTGTCTTGTTTGACACATATCattgataatttttataatataaatagctATAAAAAATAACCttaaattttactttttaaatatacatatatgttAGATTTTTACCATAGCaagtaaataaattagaaaattcgaCATTCACTATtagaaatattttaatttataaaacatatttgtcaaaatataattttgttctatttatatagataaatccaaaattaatatttaatcatgtttgagtttaagAGTATCcttcaaaattatcataattaaatgttttacatcctataattaaatatgactaattttcatcattatataTTGGAATGCTCACATGTTAATTTTATGGATAGTAGCCCGATTAGCCTGCTAGGTTTGCCCAAAATCCGACTAGCAAATCAAACTTCATAGTACTAATTTGATTGTGAAGCTCTATAGCTTGATGCAATAACAAATAAGATGATCCCTCCTCACTTTCAGTATTAGGAAGCTCCACCTCAGTAGAAGCGGTCGTATATTCTAAGGACTTAAGAAACGAAGTTTACTCTCATTATACACAATGTCCCTATTTGTTGTTAATTCAAGTAAGATCGTAATGCAATATACAAACCCTAATGCAGCTAAAAGTTTGAATGCAATTCATTATGACAGTAAATTTCGCAGAAAAAATGATGATCATCCTGACTCGAATTTATGTCACAAACTCGCAATTAATTAAGTATAGACAACCAACAATAAATATCCCACTGCATGTTCTTGCAACAAGTGTACGCAGCAGAGGCTGCATGGCTTACTGCATTGCATGATCCTAATTAATATATGCTACaagattattaattaaaaacaaattgaCAATATTTCATCAAAATACGAAACAAATCGGCAATTCGCCCCAGAGAGATCAACAAAAAGAATTTGATCGCATAATTGCTATTAAGGCTACTAACTAATCATCAGATCATTTTATCCCATCTTTCTCCTTTCATTTAACAAACGATTATACACATTCAcgattaaatattatattatccaCAGTTTTTAAGAAATGCTGATGAAAAATAAGGGGAATGCCaatttcacttttatatataCGCTCTTCTCTCTTCGTCcactaaataatactccctccgtcccataacaatatgcattctttcctttttagtccgtcctacaagaatatacactttgtaATTTGGGaaaaagtcttttctctctattgaggtgggacatattctccactaacaatactttaattaccttttctctctacatctctcttattttaccaattttatattaaaacctGTGATGAATCCAAATTGCATATTCTTTGAGGACAGAGGGATTATCTCAATTTACATTTTAAGATGTTCACAATTTAAAATTCCAGTtaccttctttttaatttcacaaagtAGTGGACCCTACACTGGTAGATAATACGCTTATATTTTAGTATAAAGTTAATATCTAAGAGTAGAACCTACATTTTACTACTAAATTTTCTTTCactttttctttacatttttaaaattatatatcaATGCAAACTGATACTATAAATGGGAACATAaagaataattattttatacatcaataaaatatgagtgaaataacCCTACTCCATCTGTCCACCATTTAAGGGGCTCTTTTGACTCAGAAGAGttataaaaaattgttttgagtttgtgaagaaaagtaaacggagaaagtgagtggaatgtgtgacccaTTTGAAGTATTAGTTTTACATTGAATCGTGAGTgcaaaaatttgattaaatgtGAGGTCCGCATACTAAAGTAGAAAAATATAATGATTCTATAAATCGTGAAAACCCAAAATGTCAAAATGGTTCTTTAAGTGATGGATGGAGTCATGGAGAGAGCTAGTATCTATttataaaatacaataaaaataaaatgagacacgccattaggcatgcacaaaccgaccctgcccggcggttaaccgcgggttcgggcccgccggttcatgaaccggaaccgggcccggaaccggcgggttgtaccggcagaagggttgaagggtcggaagggccggttcaggttcggcaatatattgaacctgaaccggcggttcaaaatcggcggttcggcggttcgaaccgccggttcaaagggttaaatagtgtttcgtaggttaggggttcgtagggttcgcgtaggggtttagtatagccgttggaaccggcggttcgcggggtaaaccgccggtttgagggGTAAATCGCCGGTTTGTCGGGGTAAACCGCGGGTTAGGGAGCCGGTTTCTgacggttccggcaacttttcagaggctaggccgtagggtcagtgtgtaggcctgcaaaaccggtcagaaaccgccggttttcggttaGAAACCGAcggttttctgacggaaaccgtggacaacccgccggtttagggttgaaccgccatatgtttttgtatatgcaaaaacaattacataattgtatttgtatatactctagtcgatgaagtatatttctctatacggctaaatgagggaaacttttgacaattctactatatttgttgattgttagacgaaactcaacatttaaagttgaattgctaaatgtgtccttaatttagttatgtagaaagatcttcttcgccggttaagagtatatatataatacacttatacgtttaagaacttcaacatcgtttcttgtcatttgtaattagttcttcactagtagtctcatttgtaattaaattttgtttaagacttcaagaccgccatatgttttcaatttgtaattgttgtaacttgtaacgtgtaatttgtaaacatgcaatttcaataaaattgcaactttatccgtatttttttcaattttatttactcacatttcatacaaaaaacaaacttgaaaagtgtaatgtaagttgattaaaattgaaaagttgaaaaatgcaaaaaaaaaaaacaattcgtcgaaccgtcgaaccggcccggaaccggcggttcaagccgaaaaccggcggttttgaaccgccccgtaacccgccggttttttgaaccggaaccggaaccgccgggagctaggcgggccggttcaggttcatacattccccgacccttgaaccgccggttcatgaccctgaaccggcgcttttcgacccttgtgcatgcctacacGCCATGAAGGATATCTCAATATgaaaatatgataaaagaatatatatgaAAACAAATTTTGTTTCTTGTGAGTTGACCAAACCATTTCCTTAAATGATCTTTCCTTTGATTCACCTACTTCTGCATGCCCTCACTTTTACATGCAGAATCCAACGTCTTTCTCGAGATTGCCACACCCAGAATTTATTACCAATATTGACTTAATTTCAATTCTCACAACTGCCCACCGTTtcaatgaaaacaaaaaaagttGCCTATATATACCCATAGATCTCGCATGCTTACCTCATAATTCATATCCTATACAAATAGTACTACATTCCCCTAGAGTCATAGTGAAATGGCAAAATTTTCCTTGATTGTTTTGCTAGCACTTGCACTAGTGGCAGCTCATGCAACCGCAAGAAACATTCCAACTAATCCCCAAACAACAAACCCTAATCTCAATGCATTTGCCCCTTCACAAAATTCGGTCGCCGATGagaaaaacttcatttcatacgGCGGCGGTGTAGGCGGCTGGGGCGGGATCGGCTACGTTGGAGTGATGCCGGTGATCGGTGGCATGGGAGGAGTTGGTGGCGCTGGGGGACTCGGCGGCTTAGGCGGCGGGATTGGTAAGGTAGGCGGGATCGGTGTCGGTGGCGGGATCGGGAAAGTGGGAGGTATCGGCGTCGGCGGAGGGATTGGGAAAGTAGGAGGCATCGGCGGCGGCATTGTGCCTTGAATTTGTTGGTGGAGTTATAATGCATGCATGATTTTTTTGTTCATGAATTTAATTCCTAGCTAGTTTGTGTTAAGATTGTTTGTTTGCTTAGTTTTGTTGTGTTCCAAAGTAGTTTGCTTTTATTTCTTGGTGTAATGAATGCATGCATGTTGGcttcaattcagtttatttttGGATTTGCCTCTTTTgccaatttctttttctttttcgagAAATAAGATAACTTTAGTACTCCTATAAAGTTTGGACTGTTGGACAATAAGTGAGCAACACGTTTACAAGCTCTAAGGATGAATTGAAAATCGTTAATGTTAACTCTTCTCGCAATAGTGAAGATGTCATCTTTCATAACCTCACTGATGTGATCTTTCATAACCTCACTGTATGGATCAAGATCCACATAACCATGTAGTCCCCTAATCAAATTTTGGTTATCACATTACACAT
This DNA window, taken from Salvia splendens isolate huo1 chromosome 18, SspV2, whole genome shotgun sequence, encodes the following:
- the LOC121776844 gene encoding uncharacterized protein LOC121776844, which encodes MALSSKFVINGSLNYAWLCRGFVSATAPSHKAKIDKDTCEKIIETAKTLKEGSKDVVKEVKRVGEAITGKVTNATGNMVADAAKKGFERAAETAETKKGKDLLDTGKVAAEAVQENVEKKDK
- the LOC121776845 gene encoding glycine-rich protein 5-like, producing MAKFSLIVLLALALVAAHATARNIPTNPQTTNPNLNAFAPSQNSVADEKNFISYGGGVGGWGGIGYVGVMPVIGGMGGVGGAGGLGGLGGGIGKVGGIGVGGGIGKVGGIGVGGGIGKVGGIGGGIVP